The following is a genomic window from Bacillus sp. V2I10.
CTGGCGAAATAATTAATTTCCTCTTGTTTCTGATTATAGTAAAAACCTCTAAATAACTGATCGATTGTATAAACCATCGGAAATAAAACTGCCAAGAAAAGAATCATAATGATCCCGCCAAGCTTAACGGTAATACTATTTAATTTCATAGAGATTCATCCGGCTCTTGAAATTTGTATCCCACATCCCAAATGGTTTGAATCGGATTATAATCCTGGCCTTTTTCCCTAATCTTAACACGAATATTTTTGGTATGAGAATCCACCGTTCTTGTATCTCTGTAGTCGTTATAACCCCAAAGAACATCTAATAACACTTCTCTTGTAAAAACTCGTTTAGGATTTGCTGCAATTGTATGCAGCAATTCAAATTCTTTTGGCGTAAGATCTAATGTATCTCCAGCTACTGTGACTATACGGCCGTCTGTATTAAGGGTAAAAAAACCATTCCCAAAGGAAAGAGCAGCTTGAGACTCCTCAATATTCATTTCCGTTCTTCTTATCAATGCTTTGACCCTGGCAGAAAGTTCTTCAGGCTCAAATGGCTTTATCAAGTAATCATCCGTACCAATTTCCAGACCATAAACCTTATCTTTTAGCTCATTTCTTGCAGTAAGCATAAGAATTGGCGTTGATTTGATCTTCCTAATTTCACTGCAAACTTTCCACCCATCCATACCAGGCAGCATAATATCTAAAATGATAAGATCAAATTGTGAAGTCCTTATTAAGTCTATAGCTTCCTCTCCATCACTTGCTTCAAAGATTGAAAAATCAGCTGAGAGATATATCTTTAATAGATTTCTCATATTCCATTCATCATCTACAATTAATAGTTTTTTCATCAATGTCTCCTCTATTGAAATTTACTTATCTGCTGAATTTTATTGATTATCTAATAATATTGACTTCCTCCGATAAAAA
Proteins encoded in this region:
- a CDS encoding response regulator transcription factor translates to MKKLLIVDDEWNMRNLLKIYLSADFSIFEASDGEEAIDLIRTSQFDLIILDIMLPGMDGWKVCSEIRKIKSTPILMLTARNELKDKVYGLEIGTDDYLIKPFEPEELSARVKALIRRTEMNIEESQAALSFGNGFFTLNTDGRIVTVAGDTLDLTPKEFELLHTIAANPKRVFTREVLLDVLWGYNDYRDTRTVDSHTKNIRVKIREKGQDYNPIQTIWDVGYKFQEPDESL